TCGGCGTCCCGGTGTGCGACCTCGTCTGCGGCCTCTACCTCGCCTTGGCGGTGACCGCCGCGCTGCGCGAGCGGGACCGCACCGGCGTCGGGCAGAGCATCGACGTCTCGCTGTTCGAGGCCGGCGTGAGTCTCGCCGTCTGGGAGGCCGGCCGGTACTTCGCCACCGGGGAGGTGAGCGGGCCGCTCGGCTCGGCGCACCAGAGCCAGGCGCCCTACCAGGCGTTCCGCACCGCCGACGGCTGGGTGACCATCGGCGCCAACACCCCGAACACCTGGGCGGGGCTGTGCCGCACGCTCGGCATGGACGACGCCCTCGCCGACGACCGCTACGCCGACGCCACGCGGCGGCACGCGCTGCGCGCGGAGCTGCAGGAGCTCATCGAGGGCCGGACGACCACCCGGACCACCGACGACCTGCTGGACGCGCTGGGTGCGGCCGGCGTGCCCTGTGCCCCCATCAACGACCACGGCCAGGTCTTCACCGACGAGCACCTGCTGGCCCGCGACTTCTTCTGGGACGCCCCGCACCCGACGCTGCCGCCCCAGCGGCAGATCGGGTCGCCGATGCGGCTGTCGGCCGGCCCGGCCGTCCGCGGCCCCGCCGGGCCACCGCTGGGCGCCGACACCCGGACGGTGCTCGAGCGGGCCGGCGTCCCGGCCGACGTCATCGACGCCGTCGCCGGGCGTCCCGCCATTATCGCTACAAAGGCGGAGGTGGAGGGCGCATGAGCGAGGACCTGCAGGTGACCCGGGACGGCGCGGTGCTGACCGTCCTGTTCGACCGGCCCGAGCAGCGCAACGCGATGACCTTCGCGATGTACGAGGGGCTGCACGCCGCCTGCGAGCGGGCCGACGCCGACGAGGACGTGCGCGTGCTGGTGCTGCGCGGCGCCGGGCGGGCCTTCGTCGCGGGCACCGACATCAGCCAGTTCCAGGAGTTCACCGGCGGGGACGACGGCATCGCCTACGAGCAGTCGATCGAGCGGGTGGTCACCCGGCTCGAGGACGTCACCGTGTCCACGGTCGCCGCGGTCGACGGCGCCTGCGTCGGCGGTGGGCTGGCCCTCGCCGCGGCCTGCGACCTGCGGCTGGCCACCGCGTCGTCCCGGTTCGGCGTGCCCGTGGCGCGGACGCTCGGCAACTGCCTGTCGGTCAACAGCGTCTCGCTGCTGGTGCACCACCTGGGGCCGGGGCGGACCCTGGACCTGCTGCTGCGGGCCCGGCTGCTCGGTGCCGACGAGGCCGCCGCGGCCGGGTTCGTGACCACCTGCCCCGACGAGGGGCTGGACGCCGCGCTGGACGAGCTGACCGGCACGCTGACCGGGCACGCCCCGCTGAGCATGTGGGCGGCCAAGCAGGCGGTGCTGCGGCTGCGCCGGGCCGGCCTGCCCGAGGACGCCGACCTGGTGCGCACCGTCTACGGCAGCGCGGACTTCCGCGCCGGGGTGGCGGCCTTCGTGGCCCGCGAGCGGGTCAGCTGGACGGGGCGCTGAGCAGCGGCACGCCGTCCTCCCGAAGCTCCGCGGCCAGCGCGGCGGCCGCCTGCTGCAGCAGCGGCACCACCCGCGGGACGGCGTCCAGGGCGAGGCGGCCCGCGGGCCCGGACACCGAGATGGCGCCGGCCGCCGAGCCGCCGGGCACCGGCACGGCCACGCAGCGGACCCCGGCCTCCTGCTCCCCGTCGTCGACCGCGTAGCCCTGCGCGGCGATCACGGGCAGGTCGGCGAGCAGCCGGTCGGGGTCGGTCACGGTGCGGTCGGTGCGCGCCGGCATCCCGCCCCGGACCAGCAGCTCGCGCGCGGTCCCGGCGGGCAGCTGGGCGAGCAGCACCTTGCCGACACCGGTGCAGTGCAGGTGCACCCGCCGCCCGACCTCGGTGAACATCCGCATGGAGTGCCGGGAGGGCACCTGGGCGGCGTAGACGACCCGGTCGCCGTCCAGCACCGCGAGGTTGGCCGTCTCCCCGATCGCGTCGACCAGCCAGGTCAGGTGCGGCCGCGCCCAGGTGGTCAGCTCCCGGGCGGCGAACTCGCCCAGGTGGATCAGTCGCGGGCCCAGCACGTAGCGGCGCGACGGCAGCTGGCGGACGTAGCCGCGGGACACCAGCGTGCGCACCAGCCGGTGGATCGTCGACACCGGCAGCCCGCTCTCCGCGGCGAGCCGGCTGATCGCCACCTCGCCCCCGGCGTCGGCCATCAGCTCCAGCAGGAGGAAGGCCCGCTCCAGCGACTGCACGCCGTCCACCGGCCCGCCCGGCGTCGCCTCTGCCACCGTTGCCACCACACCTCTCGGCTCCACCCACCACCGCACCGCCCAGCCCCCTCGCGGGGGCCCGGACCGGCCCCGGCCCCGGGTTGACCACCGGTGACCGAGCGCACTACTTTCCAGTGATCAGACGGGCTGTTCCGCGATGTGGAAATGACCATAGCGTCGCCGGCCGATCCCGGGAACAGGTCGACGCCCCCGCTGAGCGACCCCAGGGAGAGCGATGAGGAGCACCGCCGGCCTGGGCCCTCCCGCGGTGGTGCCGCCTCCTCCGGTCGGTGGGACGATGCGCGGACAC
This window of the Geodermatophilus sp. DSM 44513 genome carries:
- a CDS encoding IclR family transcriptional regulator, translating into MAEATPGGPVDGVQSLERAFLLLELMADAGGEVAISRLAAESGLPVSTIHRLVRTLVSRGYVRQLPSRRYVLGPRLIHLGEFAARELTTWARPHLTWLVDAIGETANLAVLDGDRVVYAAQVPSRHSMRMFTEVGRRVHLHCTGVGKVLLAQLPAGTARELLVRGGMPARTDRTVTDPDRLLADLPVIAAQGYAVDDGEQEAGVRCVAVPVPGGSAAGAISVSGPAGRLALDAVPRVVPLLQQAAAALAAELREDGVPLLSAPSS
- a CDS encoding CaiB/BaiF CoA-transferase family protein; translated protein: MTETDGGARPPLSGITVLEVGVFMAAPFAAMQLADLGARVVKVEDPRSGDPVRASGPFVGGESSPYLRLNRNKESVALDLKSDAGKRAFLALVETADVVVENLRPGAMARLGLDAAGVRAVNPRVVYASGSGWGQDGPLAPLPGLDIMAQARSGLMSITGTPGGEPVKVGVPVCDLVCGLYLALAVTAALRERDRTGVGQSIDVSLFEAGVSLAVWEAGRYFATGEVSGPLGSAHQSQAPYQAFRTADGWVTIGANTPNTWAGLCRTLGMDDALADDRYADATRRHALRAELQELIEGRTTTRTTDDLLDALGAAGVPCAPINDHGQVFTDEHLLARDFFWDAPHPTLPPQRQIGSPMRLSAGPAVRGPAGPPLGADTRTVLERAGVPADVIDAVAGRPAIIATKAEVEGA
- a CDS encoding enoyl-CoA hydratase, which encodes MSEDLQVTRDGAVLTVLFDRPEQRNAMTFAMYEGLHAACERADADEDVRVLVLRGAGRAFVAGTDISQFQEFTGGDDGIAYEQSIERVVTRLEDVTVSTVAAVDGACVGGGLALAAACDLRLATASSRFGVPVARTLGNCLSVNSVSLLVHHLGPGRTLDLLLRARLLGADEAAAAGFVTTCPDEGLDAALDELTGTLTGHAPLSMWAAKQAVLRLRRAGLPEDADLVRTVYGSADFRAGVAAFVARERVSWTGR